ATTTAGTAAATGACTTATTTATTTCTACAAAGAGATTTTCTAAACGAGATTTAAACGTTCTACCTGTAGCAAGTTCATATTGCCTCCATTTGTCGTTGTTCCATTGAACATTAATGGGCATAAAACGATTCCTGATAGAGAAATTTGCTCCCACATTATTTCTGAAAGATTCCACATTGGTAGTTAATTCTCTATTAAAAAAGTTATGGGTATAATTTGCGTGAAATACAAGGCGAAGGGGACGTTGCGAAAAGAAGGTGGCTTTTCCCTTTAAACTTTCTAAAGATGACAATTCTGAGCGATCCGGGGCGACTAAGAACATATCTCTACGCGTTCCGGGATTATAGTTGCCCCCGAAATCTAATTGCAAAAAATTTGGGTGCCAGAGAATGCTTTTAATGTTTAACTCAATTAAGCCGGTTACAATCTGGGCATTGTATTTTTCGTTGTTTTTATTGCTGAATGTTGTTTCCTGGTATCTATATTGCGTATTTACACCCATTAAGCCGCTGACCTTCGATATTCGAAATAATTGAAAATCATCGGCAAACAAATCAGAACTAATTGCCAACACTAATATGACGTATGCCAAAGGTAGTAAAAGTTTATTAACCATAGCCTAACAAATCCATTTCTTACTTAAGAAAAGGAGGTTCTTCTCCTCCGTGGGCATCATGGCACTCTGTGCAGGCCATTGCCTCAACCTCTTCATGGACTTCGTTTTTCTGTACATCTCTGGTATCATGACAATGTAAACACATTTCCTGACCACTTCGAGTTAACAGCATTTTATTCTTAGAAACATGAGGATGATGGCAGGTTGTACAGGCTCCTGCCTCAACCACACCGTGCAGTTTTGGCATTTCCTGGCGAAAATCGTCGTGACACTCATAACATAGATCTGGCATGGGGGCAATAAGACTGTTACCGCCACGCATATCATGACAGGCTCCACAATCACGGTCTGCAAAAGGTGGATGCATGGTTTGCTCGGGCGTTTGGTGTTGTCTTAAGGTTAACTTGCTGGATTTATTATTTAAAGAATCAGCAGTCAGTCTGTCGCCTTGTTTTTTAGAGGTTTGTTCAGGGTTGGGCACCCCATCAAAAAAAAATGACAGTACCTGATACCGAGTTTTGGGCGAACAGCTGAAAATGAGAAAAAGTATTATTAAAAAATTCAGAACAAAAAGAATCAGCCGTTTCATCTTATCTGGGCTCAACAAAACCATATACATTCACCTTATCCGGACCATATTGATTCGTAACAAAGATAAGATATTTTAGTTTAAATCCTTTATAAACGTATTTTTCAAAATATTGAAAATTATCATAATCGATTATTACTTTTGCAGGAAGCCACATATCTCCGGGTTTTTCGTAACTTCCCCCGAAAAACATTAAAAGGTTACCCTGGGCGTCAAATAACTGCACATTTTCAAACCCGGCATCAACCACATAAAGAATTTCATCTTTATCGACAGCAATGCCTTTGGGTCGAACAAACTGGCCTAAAACTTTGCCATAACTCCCGACGGTCCGAACAAGCTCTCCCTTTTTAGTATAAACTTTTATTTTAAAGCTTCCAAAATCACTTACATACACATATTTATCGGTAACAAATAAGTTTGTAGGGGAGCTCAAAAAAGGATCTGTTTTGGGCTTTTCCTCGGGAAAACGAAAAAGTTCTTTATAATTTTTTGCAGAAAACACGCGAACGGTATGGGCTTTCATATCGCATACCCAGATGCTGTCATTTTTTACGAAAACATCGGTAAAACGCATTGTTTCTGGGTTCCCAAAAGAAGCTTTATATGTTAAATCCGGGTTAAAAATCACGACTTGCTTTCGTCCGGCATCTGCTACATACAAATTTCCTTGATTATCGACAAAGCTGTTGATTGGCTTTTTTAAAAGTCCCATTCCCGACGGTCTGAAATAATCAAAAGTACGCTTATTTAAATCAACAATTTCCAGTCCCCCCAGGATGGTATCACAAATATAAATTTTGCCTTTATAAATACTAATTCCATAGGGTTTAATAATAGGTTTTCCTAAATCTTCCCCTAAAATGAAGCGCATGAAAGGCGAGCGCTCTCCTGTAATATCAACGGAGCTGCTAAAGCTGGTTAAATATTGAATCCTGGCCGTATCCGGGGGAGATGGATAAACCACAATATTATCCAGCGTAATTTCTCTGGTCATTTTATGCGCGCAGGAAAGAAAAAAAAACAGAGCTATAAAGCTGAAGAATAAAAAGCTTTTCTTTAGTAAAGGCATATAACCCCTCATCGCTTGATTGTAATTTGAGCATTAAAAAGGGACGATATTTTACCCAACATCGTCCCTTTAGTTTAAAAAATGAAAGTCAAACATTCAAGTTCGACTTTCATCAATTGTTCAAGAATGAACGGCCATAATTATTTTGCATGGCAAGTAAGGCACAGATCGCTATTGGCATTGCTTTTAATCAACAGGTACCCTGTGGTGCCAGCGCCGTTGTGAACATCGTGGCAGGAAGAACATTCTAATTTGTGAGAGATCAACATATCCTGATCAATCGTGCCGCCTAAACCGGAATTGGTGGTCGTTGGATCATAAAGACCGCCATCAGCTGTTGCGAGGGCAGCATCATATACAAAAGATACCGGATGATCGTCACTTAAATCGGTACCAATCAAGTCATTGCCCGAAACAAATTCGTTACCATTTGTTTCGCCACCAAAATTATCAACAGCAACCGTACCATCATGGCAACTTAAACAGAGTTTGGAAACTCCGTTCGGCTGGCCAACCGTTGCATCCAATGTGGAGCTGGAATACGGCGTAAACGTTGCGCCGGTAACCTCATGGTTCCACAATGGCGCATCATTTACAGTTGCATCAGCCTGGTGAGGGGTGTGGCATACGACACAAATTTCGCCCGACTGGTTCCACGCTTCTCCAGAAAAGTCATGAGCAGAGCCAACAATACTCTGGCCGAAACTCAATGAAGCAAGAAATAGAATGGAAAGAATTACTGATAAAACCTTCATACTTACCTCCTTAATTAGTGTAAAAGAACTTTGTTCAATTTTTGTTCAAACAACCTTTGCTTATTTATAGTACAAATATTATGCCGAATATTAATATATTTTACCTTTTGCTCACTCCATGCCGATATAGCCGCCTTTAGCTATAATAAAAAGTTTTTTAAAGTGTTCTGAGATGGTGTGAAATGGCAGAACGCGCAGGGAATGGGGGATATGCCCCGCTTCTGGTGGGGGATATCCCCCATTAACGTGAATTATCATAGTAATTTATACTTTTTAATCTTGTACCGTAACGTGTCCCGAGTAATGCCAAGTAATTTTGCCGCTTTGGATTTATTATATCCTGCTTTTTTTAAGACCAATTCGATGATCTTTTTCTCGACTTGATATAATGAAAATCCGTCCTCGGGAATCTCAAGCCAATTTTCAACATCATTAATTTTGGCTGGCGGCGGTATTTCTTTTAGTTCGAATGGCAGAGAATCGAGTTGAATATATTCTGAATTTTCTAAAATGACCGCCCTTTCAAGCACATTAATTAATTCACGGACATTACCCGGCCAGTCATAATGTTCTAAAAGCTGGAGGCTTTCCCTGGTTACGCCTTTAATATCTTTGCCAAACTTTTTTGCGAGAAATTTTACAAAATGGTCGATTAATAGCGGGATGTCCTCTCTACGTTCTCTGAGAGGCGGGAGCTCTATTTGAAACACTTTTAAGCGATAAAGTAAATCAAGACGAAATTTACCCTCTTTGACCGCCTTTTCAAGGTCCCGATTGGTAGCGGCAATGATTCGCACATCAACGTTGATGTCTTCATTTCCGCCAACTCGCCTGAATGTTTTGTACTCCAAAACGGTCAAAAGCTTGGATTGGGTATTGAGAGGTAGTTCTCCGATTTCATTTAAAAATACCGTACCGCCATCAGCAATCTCCAGCAAGCCCTTTTTCATTTTATGGGCGCCAGTAAAAGCGCCGCGCTCATGGCCGAACAGTTCTGACTCTAACAAATTTTCAGGCAGTGTGGCACAATTTATAGGCACAAAAGGCCGGTCTTTCCTGGTGCTTTGATTGTGAATGGCCGAGGCAAAAATATCCTTACCCGTGCCGCTTTCGCCCAGCAGCAAAACGGTAGTCGCTTTTGATGTTGCGATACGTTTAGCCAGCTGTATGGCCTGTCTAATTGAGGGAGAGGTTCCGATAATATGATTAAAAGTCAAATCCATGGGTTTGTCACGGCAGAGCAGCTGAACCTCATGTACCAGTTGAATTTTATCCTTAATTCCCTGTAATAAGATCCTTATTTCATCATGATTGAACGGTTTATTAATATACTCATAGGCGCCCATCTTCATGGCTTCAACAGCAGTTTCTATAGAGCCGTAAGCCGTCATAAAAATTATGTAAACGTCATCGCGCAGCTGTTTTAACTTTTTAAGAACATCCAATCCCTGGATTCCGGGGAGCCGGTTGTCTAAAAAAACGATGTCGTGAAAATCTTTTTCGAACAGCTTTATCCCTTCTTCTCCGCTTTCGGCGGTTGTTACTTCAAAGTATTTATTATCAAATTCTTTTTTGAAGGACCATCCGATAAGTTTTTCGTCATCAATGACTAATATCTTAATACGAGCCATGAAGCACCCTCTGCCTAAACTCGTTTTTCTTAATACGTATTATACGCGATGGAAGAGTAATAATAAATCGGGTATAATGCCCCACTTTACTCTCAACTTCAATTCGGCCGTCAAGCTGTTCTATTATTCGCTGAATAATAGCAAGCCCGAGCCCAGTGCCTGACTGCTTGGTTGAATAGAATGGTTTAAATATTTTTTGATAATCTTCCTTAGAGATTCCTATCCCGTTATCTTCTACTATAATTTGTACAATGGACTCTACCGGAATATATTTGGTTTCAATCAATATCCTGCCCGGCCGTTCCTGAGGAATAGCCTGTATGGCATTTTGAATCAAATTCGTAAGTACATTTTCCATTAACTTACGGTCTATTTTTAACAGCGGAAGATTGTAGTCCAGCTTAAGCTTAAACTCTATTTGATTTTCTTTAAACTGCTTTTGATAAAAATAAATATTATGCTTTATTAAATCATTTAAATTTTCTACCTCTAACTCCAGATCGATGGGTTTAGCATATTGCAAAAGATCATTGATTGCTTTGTTAACACGACCTGCCTGGTATCGAATTTCCCGAAGGATAATTTTGTGTTCAGGGTCTGATATTTCTCTGGCAATTACTTCAATGGCATTAGTGATGCCCATTAAAGGATTTTTAATCTCATGCGCCAGGCTGGCTGCCATTTCGCCGATGCTGGCCAATTTTTGTGCATTCTTCAACTTGTTTTGATTGCAAACGCTTAATTCAACTTGCATTTCATGGATTTTTTCAATCATAAAGTTAAAGTGTTGGGCCAAATCCCCCAATTCTTCTACGTCTTCAATTTTAACCCGTTCTGAAAAATCGCCTTTACTGATTCTGGCTATGGTATCTTTAAACCTATTTAGATTGTATTTTATGGTGCGATAATGTAAAATACGCATCGAACTGAGAATAAAAAGAATTAACAAAATCGCAAAAACTCTGCCAAAGAGAATAAACATTTCAGAGTTCTTATGAATGGAGGCCAGATCAAGATCAATCACAATGTAACCAAGCTGCTTTTCGGATGGATCGTGACAGCTGTAGCAGGATGGATTGTTTTGTAAAAGCATCAAGCCTCTGTAAACATCCCTGTCCAGCTCGTAAATCTTCGTCTCTGTCTTGCTGTCGGTATTAATTAATTTACTTAATTCCAAATTTATCTGAGATTTATTTTCCCCTTTTGTTGGAAGAGGATATACCAGCACACCATCTTTGTCAAGCAGATAGACATTATCTACCTTATTCGTTTTCACAAGGTTATCCATTAATGAATAAAGGACTTTACCACCGTCAGATTTTAAGTTATACAAATAATTCTCTTGCAAAAGAGATAGCATCATTTTCATATCATCAATGTAATTATCCTTTATTTTCGCCAAAAAGTATGAATAGAAAAAATGAAATCCGATAAAACTCACAAACAGCACAATTCCGGTAATGGTAATAATTATCCGATAACGAAATTTTAATCTTTGCATTTTGATCTCAATATTTTTTTGGTCTGTGGTCTTTGCCATGACATTTAAGATAACATTCTCCCGAAAAATCTCCTCTGTCAACAAACTTCAGCTGACCGTTTGAATTCGGGAAAACGATGTTCACATCAAAATTAATGAGATGTGTGTTATTGGTACTATTACCCTGGGTACTACTTATACCGTGCGCATCATGACATGCAGAGCACGGAGTATCTTCTCCAACAATATGTTCGCGGTGGACCTTTTTCCCAAATTTAGTATTGGAGTTGATTATCTTATTTCTGTCATGGCACTGATAACATAATTCATAATTCTGGTACGATTCACGCGTATTATCTGCCGTTTCATAGCGATATTTTAAAATTTGAGGATAAATTGAGCCATGTGGTCCGGCTGGGGCGGCTCCGTCGCTAGCATGGCAATCGGTACAATAGATCACGCTTGATTCGGTATATGGCGATATTAAGCTGGGTACATTGTTATTTACGCCGGGTGCCTCCACCGGGTGGAAGGAGGGATTGTTGGGATCAAACTCAAGTCGAACATTCGTTTGCTGAATCTGTCGTGAAATGGAACTGCCTGGTTTATCCGGGCTATCGGCATGGCAGCGATAGCATACCTCGTATTGATATTGGACCGAACTAACCGGATTTCCGTTTGTGTCAACGCCTTTTGCGCCCTGAAGAAATCCACTGGCATCAGGAGCGGTTGCCGCCTGATTTTGAGCCTGATGCGGATTATGGCAATCTACGCATTCCACATGTTTGGTCTGTACGGTGGCCGCTTCTTCCGGTTGGTGAATATTGGAGTAAAGATATACATCATGTCGATAAGGTTTGCTGAGCTGGGCTTCGATATCTTTCGATGCAACATTTCCATTGTGGCATACCAGACAATTGTTTTCCTCGGAAACCTGATTCATTAAAAATTCATGGCCGCTGGCATTGTGTGGATTATGGCAATTCTCACAGGCATTTTCGGATACGGTGTTGTAATCGGTATGATACCAGGGATCAGAACCAGAACCGTTCCATTGTGCCGTGGATTGGCTATGGCTGGTTTGTTGCCAGCCGCTTTTTTGGTGACAGTATAAACATAAATCCGAATTTTGATTGGTTGCCACAAGAAACTTCCCATAGATATCCTTATGCGGATCGTGGCAGGAGGTGCATTGTAGTTTTCCATTTTCAAGATAAACCGGGCCATTAAGAGTTGAAGGATCGACTAGTTCCGGATCCATTGTGCTTAAATTGACATCATAAATCAGTGAAACCGGATGATCATCAGAAAGATCGGTTCCCAGATTGGTGTTTCCCGCGGGAAGCGTGGTGATTCCCCCGCTCATGACAATATCCTGCGCCCGACTGAGAACGCTGCCCAGGGCAATGGTACCGTCATGACAGGAAAGGCACAAAATGGAAGAGCCGTCGGGCTGACCGGCTGAAGCATCGAACGTTGAACTATTGTAAAGGGTGTATATGGTGCCCGGACTTTCGCGGTTCCAGAGTGGCGCAATGGGATTGGCTTTATGCGGAGTATGGCAAAATACACAAATCTCGGTTTCGCTCTCCGCTTTTATAGTACCAGGACCGGATACCGATAGATTGTGTACGGTATTTTGAATACTTTGCGATAGTACAAGAGACTGAATGGAAAAGAAAAAAATGGCTAAAAACCGAAAATATGAACGATTCATGGCTTTCCTTGCTTCTTAAGTTTAAATTCCTGTATCCTCGAATTAAAACTATCGGCGACAAATATCCTGTCTTGACCGTCTATGTAAATCCCGGTGGGCATCCAAAACTGCCCCGCTTCTTTCCCCTGTCCGCCAAAATAAGTTAGTAGATTGCCCTGTTGATCAAAAACCTGAACCACATTAAACAGCGCATCCACAACATAAATATTGCCTTTCGTATCTGTGGCAATTCCTTTCGGACGCGCCAGATATCCGGAAACATCGCCTAATTTCCCAAATACCGTTCGAAATGTTCCGTCAAAATCGAAAATCTGTATCCGAAAGTTCATAGAATCATTTACATAAATTGTGCCAGAATTGTCAATCCAGATAAAAGTAGGGAAATTAAATTCGCCGTGACCCAATCCTCTTTTCCCCAAAACACGTATTACCTTCCCTGATTTATCAAGAAATAATAAGCGGTGCTTTCCTGTTTCTACGACAACAACCTGTTTGCGGTGGGGATAATAGGCGATTCCGGTGGGATGATCGATGTCCAGGCTGTCGTTCCAAATTTTTAACCTGTTTTTTTTAAGATCGTACAGAAATATTTTATTCAATCCGCCATCGGTGATAAGCACAGAATCCTTATTTAGTATGCAGAGATCGACTGCGGAAAAAAGAAGAAAATTCTTTTTGTGCGTCAGCCAGGTTAACGCTTTGTTCTTTAAATCGATGGTTCCTAAATATCCTGCCCCCTGGTCTAAAAATATGTAATGCCCCGCATCCAGCATGTTTAAAGTAAATGGCCTCTGCATTCTAATATGCTCTTTGCCAAAGAAAAAATTAATCAATTTTTCACCAAGCGAAACGTGCGGTACGCTCAGGGTCTTGTTGGAATATTCTGCCACCCACACCACGCGGTAGGTTTCTGAAGCAAATCCGTAGTTAAATAAAATTAACACGACAATTATTAAGAAGCTGTTTCTCATCTTTTACTCCCTTAACAAATTTTTATTATATTACAAATTTTATGGAGCCCAATTCAACTAAAAATAATATAGCGATAAAATAGGGGGAACTTACAAACTTTTTCAAATAATTATTGACAACTTGCCATTTAATTGTTACATTTGAGCAATCGTTCAACTGAAAAGAAAGAAAAGATGAGTCCAAAGTCAGATTATGTTTGCTCGGTAGAAGTCGTAGATCAACAAAAGGTAACGCACGTGAATCAGGTGTTGCCAGAAAAAATGGTTACACGCCAGATGGCCGAATTTTTTAAGTCGCTTTCTGACCCCACGCGCTTACGAATCGTGCAGGCCCTTCTGGAAGAAGAGCTGTGCGTGTGCGATATTTCGGCCATTGTGGATATTTCCATATCGGCCATTTCGCACCAACTGCGGCTTTTACGCTCCATGCACATTGTTAAATTTAGAAAACAGGGAAAAATGGTGTACTATTCTCTGGAAGATGAACATATTTCGCGCATGTTAGAAATTGCTCTTGAGCATTTAAATGAAAAAGCGAATGAGCGTTAAAAGTATGTGGACAACCAGGATGAGGATAAACACGTTGCGGGCTACCAAAGCGGCAAAAGTCGTGCTTGCTGTTTTGTTTTTTTTACAAACTCTGGCTATTCCCGTCTCGGTGACCGGCGGCGTGCTGTGCGTTGCCAATGACCACATTGCCCTGGAATTCAAACAGGCTGTTCATGAGTGCCACAATGAGGCAAACTACTTTTCCAATTTTTTTAACTCTGAGGTCGAATACCATCAGGATGCCTGTCTGGACTTCCCCCTTCTTCAACATGAAAAGAACCTGATCCTGAAGCAAAATCAAAAAACGACGGTTTTGACTTTATCACCTTTTGTAAGCGCATACAGCTCACAAAAGGAATCGAAAGAAGAGCGGGTCACTTTTCGCTATTCCCCCACTTTCAAAAAAATGAAGCTGCTTCAAAGTATTGTTCTTCTCATTTGAAATTATCTATTTAGCGTCCTTTAAGTTTAAACTATTTAAAACTTAGAAAAACAGGACTGCCCTTTAAGGCGTCCAATCGTCCAGATTGAATACATGCTGGATGAGGCAAAGAGAAATGAATTTACATTCCGGTGGATGTTGATTCCTGAGGTGTGTGAAAAAGCAAAGACATCGGTTAAAATCGGGCGCTTGCAGCAGGGCGATTTTTCACAACACCTTGAAGATATCATGGATTTAATTTTTGGAGAAAATATGAAAATAGTGATTGCCTTAATTACGGCTTTTGTAATAGTTATCGGGTGTGCCGGGCCAGTTCTGCAGGTAAAGCAGGTCGAACCCAGACCAGTGATCGAAGAGGTAACATCGGCAGGATCTTCGTTGAAAGGCGAGCTTTCGCCAGAGGGGACCATAACGGTATTAAAAGCCTTACAACTGGCCCTGCAAAGCAATCCACAGCTAACGGTCTTTTCCCTTGAAATACGTGCAAGAGAAGCCGCCGCCCTGCAGGAATCGTTTTTACCGAATCCGGAGCTGGCGGTGGAAGTGGAAAATTTTGCGGGAGGCGGGGCGCTTGCCGCGTTTAAAGCCAGTGAAACGACGATTTCGCTGGGGCAGCTGATTGAGCTGGCAGGAAAACGAGCCAGACGAACGCAGGCCGCTGCTCTGCAAGCCGAACTGGCTGGCTGGGATTTTGAAAGCAAACGGCTGGAAGTTTATGCTCAGGTGGTGAAAAATTTTTATGATGTTCTGGCCATTCAAAAACTCGTAAAGTTAAATAAAGAAATTTTGACTCTAACTGAAGAATTTAAAGATCAGATCTCGCTTCGTGTTACAAGCGGCCGCACGTCTCCGGCGGAGCTTTCGAGAGCGGAGGTGGAAGTTGCCAATGCCCGGATTGCGCTGGAACAAAGCCAGAGAAGACTTCAGGCAGCCCGGCAGAGGCTGGCGGCGACCTGGGGAGCAACCACGGCCGCATTTGACAGCGTAACCGGAAATTTTGAAAATGTAAGCGCTTTGCCTGCCTTTGAAGCTTTGCAAAATGCCTTACAAAAGAATCCCGAGTGGCTGCGCTGGGACACAGAAACCAGGCTTAAACAGGCTCAACTGGCCCTGGCCAAAGCCCTTAGAATACCCGATCCGACCATTACGGCCGGCTACCGACGCTTCAATGACCTTGGCCAACAGGCCTTTGTAGCCGGATTTTCCATCCCTTTGAATATTTTTAACCGAAACCAGGGAGGCATTAAAGAGGCCGCGCTGCGCGCAAAACAAACAGCCTTTCAGGAGACGTTTTCCCGGCTGCAGCTGCAAACAGAGCTATCCACAATGTATCAAAACATTTCGGCCGTTCAGCAATCCATTTTTGCTTTAAAAAACGAAATTATTCCCAAAGCCCGGCAGGCGTTCGAAACCATCAGCAGGGGATACCAATTAGGTAAATTTAACTTTTTAGAAGTACTGGATGCCCGCAGGTCTTTGTTTTCTGCCAGACAAGCCTATTTGCAAAACCT
This sequence is a window from Caldithrix abyssi DSM 13497. Protein-coding genes within it:
- a CDS encoding cytochrome c3 family protein, with the protein product MKRLILFVLNFLIILFLIFSCSPKTRYQVLSFFFDGVPNPEQTSKKQGDRLTADSLNNKSSKLTLRQHQTPEQTMHPPFADRDCGACHDMRGGNSLIAPMPDLCYECHDDFRQEMPKLHGVVEAGACTTCHHPHVSKNKMLLTRSGQEMCLHCHDTRDVQKNEVHEEVEAMACTECHDAHGGEEPPFLK
- a CDS encoding cytochrome c3 family protein → MKVLSVILSILFLASLSFGQSIVGSAHDFSGEAWNQSGEICVVCHTPHQADATVNDAPLWNHEVTGATFTPYSSSTLDATVGQPNGVSKLCLSCHDGTVAVDNFGGETNGNEFVSGNDLIGTDLSDDHPVSFVYDAALATADGGLYDPTTTNSGLGGTIDQDMLISHKLECSSCHDVHNGAGTTGYLLIKSNANSDLCLTCHAK
- a CDS encoding sigma-54-dependent transcriptional regulator, translated to MARIKILVIDDEKLIGWSFKKEFDNKYFEVTTAESGEEGIKLFEKDFHDIVFLDNRLPGIQGLDVLKKLKQLRDDVYIIFMTAYGSIETAVEAMKMGAYEYINKPFNHDEIRILLQGIKDKIQLVHEVQLLCRDKPMDLTFNHIIGTSPSIRQAIQLAKRIATSKATTVLLLGESGTGKDIFASAIHNQSTRKDRPFVPINCATLPENLLESELFGHERGAFTGAHKMKKGLLEIADGGTVFLNEIGELPLNTQSKLLTVLEYKTFRRVGGNEDINVDVRIIAATNRDLEKAVKEGKFRLDLLYRLKVFQIELPPLRERREDIPLLIDHFVKFLAKKFGKDIKGVTRESLQLLEHYDWPGNVRELINVLERAVILENSEYIQLDSLPFELKEIPPPAKINDVENWLEIPEDGFSLYQVEKKIIELVLKKAGYNKSKAAKLLGITRDTLRYKIKKYKLL
- a CDS encoding sensor histidine kinase; its protein translation is MAKTTDQKNIEIKMQRLKFRYRIIITITGIVLFVSFIGFHFFYSYFLAKIKDNYIDDMKMMLSLLQENYLYNLKSDGGKVLYSLMDNLVKTNKVDNVYLLDKDGVLVYPLPTKGENKSQINLELSKLINTDSKTETKIYELDRDVYRGLMLLQNNPSCYSCHDPSEKQLGYIVIDLDLASIHKNSEMFILFGRVFAILLILFILSSMRILHYRTIKYNLNRFKDTIARISKGDFSERVKIEDVEELGDLAQHFNFMIEKIHEMQVELSVCNQNKLKNAQKLASIGEMAASLAHEIKNPLMGITNAIEVIAREISDPEHKIILREIRYQAGRVNKAINDLLQYAKPIDLELEVENLNDLIKHNIYFYQKQFKENQIEFKLKLDYNLPLLKIDRKLMENVLTNLIQNAIQAIPQERPGRILIETKYIPVESIVQIIVEDNGIGISKEDYQKIFKPFYSTKQSGTGLGLAIIQRIIEQLDGRIEVESKVGHYTRFIITLPSRIIRIKKNEFRQRVLHGSY
- a CDS encoding cytochrome c3 family protein, with the translated sequence MNRSYFRFLAIFFFSIQSLVLSQSIQNTVHNLSVSGPGTIKAESETEICVFCHTPHKANPIAPLWNRESPGTIYTLYNSSTFDASAGQPDGSSILCLSCHDGTIALGSVLSRAQDIVMSGGITTLPAGNTNLGTDLSDDHPVSLIYDVNLSTMDPELVDPSTLNGPVYLENGKLQCTSCHDPHKDIYGKFLVATNQNSDLCLYCHQKSGWQQTSHSQSTAQWNGSGSDPWYHTDYNTVSENACENCHNPHNASGHEFLMNQVSEENNCLVCHNGNVASKDIEAQLSKPYRHDVYLYSNIHQPEEAATVQTKHVECVDCHNPHQAQNQAATAPDASGFLQGAKGVDTNGNPVSSVQYQYEVCYRCHADSPDKPGSSISRQIQQTNVRLEFDPNNPSFHPVEAPGVNNNVPSLISPYTESSVIYCTDCHASDGAAPAGPHGSIYPQILKYRYETADNTRESYQNYELCYQCHDRNKIINSNTKFGKKVHREHIVGEDTPCSACHDAHGISSTQGNSTNNTHLINFDVNIVFPNSNGQLKFVDRGDFSGECYLKCHGKDHRPKKY
- a CDS encoding 6-bladed beta-propeller, coding for MRNSFLIIVVLILFNYGFASETYRVVWVAEYSNKTLSVPHVSLGEKLINFFFGKEHIRMQRPFTLNMLDAGHYIFLDQGAGYLGTIDLKNKALTWLTHKKNFLLFSAVDLCILNKDSVLITDGGLNKIFLYDLKKNRLKIWNDSLDIDHPTGIAYYPHRKQVVVVETGKHRLLFLDKSGKVIRVLGKRGLGHGEFNFPTFIWIDNSGTIYVNDSMNFRIQIFDFDGTFRTVFGKLGDVSGYLARPKGIATDTKGNIYVVDALFNVVQVFDQQGNLLTYFGGQGKEAGQFWMPTGIYIDGQDRIFVADSFNSRIQEFKLKKQGKP
- a CDS encoding ArsR/SmtB family transcription factor, coding for MSPKSDYVCSVEVVDQQKVTHVNQVLPEKMVTRQMAEFFKSLSDPTRLRIVQALLEEELCVCDISAIVDISISAISHQLRLLRSMHIVKFRKQGKMVYYSLEDEHISRMLEIALEHLNEKANER
- a CDS encoding TolC family protein, which gives rise to MLIPEVCEKAKTSVKIGRLQQGDFSQHLEDIMDLIFGENMKIVIALITAFVIVIGCAGPVLQVKQVEPRPVIEEVTSAGSSLKGELSPEGTITVLKALQLALQSNPQLTVFSLEIRAREAAALQESFLPNPELAVEVENFAGGGALAAFKASETTISLGQLIELAGKRARRTQAAALQAELAGWDFESKRLEVYAQVVKNFYDVLAIQKLVKLNKEILTLTEEFKDQISLRVTSGRTSPAELSRAEVEVANARIALEQSQRRLQAARQRLAATWGATTAAFDSVTGNFENVSALPAFEALQNALQKNPEWLRWDTETRLKQAQLALAKALRIPDPTITAGYRRFNDLGQQAFVAGFSIPLNIFNRNQGGIKEAALRAKQTAFQETFSRLQLQTELSTMYQNISAVQQSIFALKNEIIPKARQAFETISRGYQLGKFNFLEVLDARRSLFSARQAYLQNLADYHQLRAEIERLTGKSLESFKIER